From a region of the Zerene cesonia ecotype Mississippi chromosome 11, Zerene_cesonia_1.1, whole genome shotgun sequence genome:
- the LOC119830155 gene encoding zinc finger protein 62-like, with protein sequence MSKREPNERNERKLDASDYENIISQHNLFESSRPKQQELPSFPGFSNAETQTKTSDIKGQGAQTGLGAWPYNPWWMLASTSRSVPSQDDFSEESDQAKIKQEPSGAGTPDHEPLQNDLEQFHTPTPPAGLDSFCDDCSDPFCDSSAALCRQLFHCPHCRKSYPTILEFNTHLTGVHPSQKPFRCQICLEPFHKKSHLRRHLDSNHSRKDVNKCSVCSKYIKDKSNLRKHMQVHTGRVPQKQFKCDLCNNKRYMSLDRLNNHKVVCTGEKVLKYCDMCTKVFDNSRSLNSHKKVHARELKCENCGEQLRSLEQFNSHQLVCLGNTAEVGISASTSSAASVSRCCTEPGLCEHDKPAYLNIPSYAASRVLDATLSSLKTEMN encoded by the coding sequence ATGTCCAAAAGGGAACCAAATGAAcgaaatgaaagaaaattggATGCCAGTGATTATGAAAACATCATTTCGCAGCATAACTTATTTGAATCGTCGAGGCCTAAACAACAAGAGCTGCCAAGTTTTCCAGGGTTTTCAAATGCggaaacacaaacaaaaacgaGTGATATCAAAGGTCAAGGGGCCCAAACAGGGTTAGGTGCATGGCCTTATAATCCTTGGTGGATGCTGGCTAGCACTTCTAGAAGTGTACCATCTCAAGATGACTTTTCAGAAGAAAGTGACCAAGCAAAAATAAAGCAAGAACCTAGCGGAGCGGGAACCCCGGATCATGAGCCATTACAAAATGATCTTGAACAATTTCATACTCCAACTCCTCCTGCAGGacttgattctttttgtgatGATTGCTCAGACCCATTCTGCGATTCAAGTGCAGCTTTATGCCGCCAGTTGTTTCACTGTCCTCATTGCAGAAAGAGTTATCCTACGATTCTCGAATTTAACACACACTTAACGGGTGTACATCCATCTCAAAAGCCATTTAGGTGTCAGATATGTTTGGAgccttttcataaaaaatctcatttacGCAGGCATTTGGATTCAAACCATTCACGTaaagatgtaaataaatgctCAGTTTGCTCCaagtatataaaagataaaagcaACCTCCGTAAACATATGCAAGTGCATACAGGTCGTGTCCCacagaaacaatttaaatgtgacctgtgtaataataaacgttatatgtcactggaccgattaaataatcataaagtGGTTTGTACAGGTGAAAAGGTGTTGAAATATTGCGATATGTGTACTAAAGTGTTTGATAATTCACGATCATTAAATAGTCACAAGAAGGTCCATGCAAGAGAATTGAAATGTGAAAATTGTGGTGAACAACTTCGGTCTCTAGAGCAATTCAATAGTCATCAGTTAGTTTGCCTCGGAAACACAGCAGAGGTTGGAATCAGTGCCTCGACTAGTAGTGCAGCTTCTGTAAGCCGTTGCTGCACAGAACCTGGTTTGTGTGAACACGATAAACCTGCCTACTTGAACATACCTAGTTACGCAGCAAGTAGAGTGCTGGACGCAACACTTTCTTCATTAAAAACAGAAATGAACTGA
- the LOC119830156 gene encoding surfeit locus protein 6 homolog produces MGIQKKPIKIKQLKQELLKEVNFIKTIFTFYSAPNQPNGNENQLDFEITNNKQKDIDVPKRAHSIAELEEKLEKMKSQQKFNLKSKLIKKSLTSKLNKKIKKKERVKLNKNKIKEVVNSSEDHENEIKPKISQAKPVFNTEGKLVFSKFDFANLGQKERAPKGHKDAKKKLDELKQQEQKVHELTEKDGSKAKDLKEKIAWKNILQKAEGQKVKDDPILLKKSIKRQEQKKKASKKQWENRIKSVADKMDERQKKRKENIIKKKKEKKVKKVKASVKRGRVVI; encoded by the exons ATgggtatacaaaaaaaacctattaaaataaaacagttgaaGCAAGAGTTACTTAAAGAAGTTAATTTCATTAAgactatttttacattttattcagcACCAAATCAGCCTAATG GAAATGAGAATCAACTCGATTttgaaataactaataataaacaaaaagatatTGATGTACCAAAACGAGCACACAGCATCGCTGAGCTGGAAGAGAAGTTAGAAAAAATGAAGTCAcagcaaaaatttaatttgaaaagcaaattaataaagaaaagtttAACTAGCaaattaaacaagaaaattaagaaaaaggAGAGAGTaaagttgaataaaaataaaatcaaagaaGTAGTTAATTCAAGTGAAGAtcatgaaaatgaaattaaacctAAAATAAGCCAGGCTAAACCCGTTTTTAATACTGAAGGGAAGCTTGTATTCTCAAAGTTTGACTTTGCTAATTTGGGACAAaaag aaaGAGCACCAAAAGGACATAAggatgcaaaaaaaaaattggatgaattaaaacaacaagAACAAAAAGTTCATGAATTAACAGAAAAAGATGGCAGTAAAGCTAAAGATTTAAAAGAGAAAATTGCTTGGAAGAATATCCTGCAAAAAGCGGAAGGTCAAAAAGTCAAAGATGATCCGATTCTGCTCAAAAAATCCATTAAGAGACAA gaacaaaaaaagaaagctAGCAAAAAGCAATGGGAAAATAGGATAAAATCAGTGGCAGATAAGATGGACGAACGGCAGAAAAAGCGcaaggaaaatataataaagaaaaagaaagaaaagaaagttaAGAAGGTTAAAGCGTCAGTTAAACGAGGACGTGTTGTCATATAA
- the LOC119830104 gene encoding 39S ribosomal protein L51, mitochondrial-like: MEWLGSTILKSFWRPTFNFVRTRYHADKTRLVRRYGYEEKLWCGGLLPRSLGKRLSMPEYRPANPWTERKALYGQNDYIDILGNGDLHPVRTLYTVPSWIRGVSGNEYQVLLRKKRMLSRSAMPRERPTKWKQMEKRISFLYRKLNRKTKTGMSRD; this comes from the exons ATGGAGTGGCTGGGatctacaatattaaaatctttttggAGGCCAACTTTCAATTTCGTTAG gaCGAGATATCATGCTGATAAAACACGGTTGGTACGAAGGTATGGGTATGAAGAAAAGTTGTGGTGTGGTGGATTGTTACCGAGATCCCTTGGCAAACGTCTATCTATGCCTGAATACAG GCCAGCCAACCCATGGACCGAACGTAAAGCTCTGTATGGACAGAATGATTACATTGATATCTTGGGTAATGGAGATTTGCATCCCGTTAGAACATTATATACAGTCCCATCTTGGATAAGAGGCGTCAGTGGTAATGAATACCAG GTTCTCCTTCGTAAGAAAAGGATGTTGTCTAGATCTGCTATGCCAAGGGAAAGACCTACAAAATGGAAACAAATGGAGAAGCGTATATCTTTCCTCTACAGGAAACtcaatagaaaaacaaaaactggAATGTCTAGagattag
- the LOC119830328 gene encoding zinc finger protein 679-like, with protein sequence MEVLEEENPLETHTSLNKFNGVFNAKTNCAGRPATSKSIKFSEQPKSIISQMLIVEHQVINNMKSKHNIIQENSIETHKQGSIKKNCQIDKDVLLYSCADCSYSTKVSSNLTKHKRTHSQQKLYLCDQCTFSTKFSNSLNVHKRLHSNEKPFYCQYCEYRCNSSSNLKKHRSHRHLDKIKMPKTLDG encoded by the exons ATGGAAGTTCTGGAAGAAGAAAATCCACTAGAGACACATACGTCGTTAAATAAGTTCAATGGGGTTTTTAACGCTAAGACTAATTGTGCTGGAAGACCAGCAACCAGTAAAAGCATTAAATTTAGTGAGCAACCCAAGTCTATAATTTCACAAATGCTTATAGTAGAACATCAAGTGATAAACAATATGAAGtccaaacataatattatccaaGAAAATTCTATAGAAACTCATAAACAAGG gtctataaaaaaaaattgtcaaattgATAAAGATGTGCTATTATATTCATGTGCTGACTGTTCATATTCAACCAAAGTATCATCTAATTTGACAAAACACAAAAGAACACATtcacaacaaaaattatatttatgtgatcAATGTACATTTAGtacaaaattttctaattCTCTCAATGTACATAAGCGCCTTCATTCTAATGAGAAACCATTTTATTGTCAATATTGTGAATATAGATGTAATAGTAGTTctaatttaaagaaacataGAAGTCATAGacatttagataaaataaaaatgccaaAGACTCTGGATGGATAA
- the LOC119830089 gene encoding ubiquinone biosynthesis protein COQ4 homolog, mitochondrial-like, whose product MKLLHTNMILRFQLCVRNCSNTSQAAFIKELEGNYIPHTNFQRTLLSVGSAVVALLNPHRGDMIACLGEVTGSQAIRYMRQKMLETNEGAEILQEMPRINSKTVCFETLSHLPENTLGRVYADFMQNNNITADSRLPVQFIDDPELAYVIQRYREVHDLVHATLYMKTSMLGEVTVKWVEGIQTKLPMCIGGGIWGAARLKPKHRNLYLKYYLPWAIHTGNNAKFMQGIYYEKRWEQDINDFHKEMNITKLKDY is encoded by the exons atgaaattattacatacaaatatgatACTACGCTTTCAATTGTGCGTACGAAACTGTAGCAATACATCTCAAGCAGCGTTTATAAAAGAGTTGGAAGGAAATTATATTCCCCACACAAATTTCCAAAGAACTTTGCTCAGTGTGGGTAGCGCAGTGGTTGCTCTTTTAAATCCTCATAGAGGTGATATGATAGCCTGTTTGGGAGAAGTCACTGGCAGCCAGGCTATCAGATATATGCGTCAAAAAATGCTGGAAACAAATGAAGGTGCAGAAATACTGCAAGAAATGCCTCGAATCAACTCTAAAACAGTGTGCTTTGAAACTCTATCACATTTGCCTGAAAATACTTTAGGACGTGTGTATGCAGACTTTatgcaaaataacaatatcacTGCAGATTCGAGATTGCCAGTTCAATTTATTGATGATCCAGAATTGGCATATGTTATTCAACGGTACAGAGAAGTTCATGATTTAGTGCATGCTACATTGTATATGAAAACAAGTATGTTAGGGGAA GTTACTGTCAAGTGGGTTGAAGGTATTCAAACAAAGTTACCAATGTGTATTGGTGGAGGAATATGGGGAGCAGCCCGCTTAAAACCTAAACAtaggaatttatatttaaaatattatctacctTGGGCTATCCATACAGGAAATAATGCGAAGTTTATGCAAG GCATTTACTATGAAAAGAGATGGGAACAAGATATTAATGACTTTCACAAAGAAATGAACATCACAAAATTGAAAGACTACTGA
- the LOC119830325 gene encoding protein arginine N-methyltransferase 5-like, with the protein MTQQEISCGLEYSLTPDIQECVTEALHANYSFIVTPIIHPRFRRSFQGNRTAAGGFTRSDMILSPQDWTNRIVARVSPYLNVDSQSALVQQRHEDCLNEELLYCRGLGVPAIMISLNSKNNVNLARILQTYQETSHHPTLIWACVPMLCTRTLRNSDEYEDYDQDKPYNKTWYCWSKFHENMNWDKRVGVVLEVSADLPSQDVVKRWLGEPVKALVLPTHIFQNNKKGYPVLSRAHQQFVISMVERDAQVIVKGAKRSHIEHYLQYMYRLWQRRSNVADDPMLCYARGWEDYLQTPLQPLADNLDTHTYNVFEKDPIKYDQYQKAIVQALTDIQKRKESTQSKIESKDVCESGQGDAPDIDGETIKDTPITVMVLGAGRGPLVRATLNAADITNTRVKVIAVEKNPCAVVVLAAQVREIWHNRDVTVIPGDMRYLNLSPKADIIVSELLGSWADNELSPECLDGAASLLKPDGISIPCEYTSYVAPISSARLWAAAKIACSGDPQKIDKNLETLWVVYMQNKNDIGDTKKVFTFTHPAEGIKDNEDQMLVDYRGLPLTDNRRQITLTWQATQDNVMHGFGGYFDCLLYGNEMISIVPSTHSPGMISWFPVFIPIRTPLRVQKGEKIKATFWRCVDSRRVWYEWVVEVNGCVTPLHNPNGRSSEMLL; encoded by the exons atgactCAACAGGAGATATCTTGCGGCTTAGAGTATTCCCTTACTCCAGATATACAAGAATGCGTAACGGAAGCACTGCACgcaaattattcttttattgttaCGCCAATTATTCACCCCCGTTTTCGCCGGTCATTCCAAGGAAATAGGACTGCAGCAGGGGGTTTTACTAGATCGGATATGATACTATCACCTCAAGATTGGACAAACAGAATCGTTGCAAGAGTATCACCATATCTCAATGTCGATTCGCAATCGGCCCTTGTTCAGCAACGTCATGAAGACTGTTTAAATGAAGAACTATTGTACTGTCGAGGTTTAGGTGTCCCTGCTATTATGATTTCCCtcaattctaaaaataatgtaaacttaGCAAGGATTCTACAAACCTATCAAGAGACAag tCATCATCCTACACTGATTTGGGCTTGCGTACCCATGCTATGCACAAGAACTTTAAGAAACAGTGATGAATATGAAGATTATGACCAAGACAAACCTTACAATAAAACATGGTATTGTTGGTCAAAGTTTCATGAGAACATGAACTGGGATAAACGTGTAGGTGTTGTGTTGGAGGTGTCAGCTGACTTACCATCTCAAGATGTAGTTAAGAGATGGCTTGGAGAGCCAGTAAAAGCTCTAGTTTTACCAACacacatatttcaaaataacaaaaaggg ATATCCAGTTCTGTCGAGAGCTCACCAACAATTTGTTATAAGTATGGTTGAAAGAGATGCCCAAGTTATTGTGAAAGGTGCTAAAAGATCTCATATAGAACACTACttgcaatatatgtataggCTTTGGCAAAGGCGGTCCAATGTAGCTGATGATCCTATGTTATGTTATGCAAGGGG atGGGAAGATTATCTTCAAACACCTTTACAACCCTTAGCAGATAATTTGGACACTCACacatataatgtttttgaaaaagatccaataaaatatgatcaGTATCAGAAGGCGATAGTACAAGCTCTAACAGATATCCAAAAAAGGAAAGAA TCTACACAAAGTAAAATTGAaagtaaggatgtatgtgaaAGTGGTCAAGGTGATGCTCCAGACATTGATGGGGAAACAATAAAAGATACACCCATAACTGTTATGGTATTAGGTGCAGGTCGTGGTCCGCTTGTGAGAGCAACATTAAATGCTGCTGACATTACTAATACAAGAGTAAAG GTTATAGCTGTGGAAAAAAACCCTTGTGCAGTTGTTGTTTTAGCAGCGCAAGTGCGGGAGATATGGCACAACCGTGACGTAACAGTCATACCTGGTGACATgagatatttgaatttatcacCAAAAGCTGATATAATTGTTTCAGAACTTttag GTTCCTGGGCTGACAATGAACTATCTCCCGAGTGCTTGGAtggtgcagctagtctattGAAACCAGATGGAATCTCAATACCATGTGAATACACTTCCTATGTTGCACCAATTTCATCAGCACGTTTATGGGCTGCAGCAAAAATAGCATGCTCTGGAGATCCACAAAAAATTGATAAGAATTTAGAAACATTGTGGGTAGTAtacatgcaaaataaaaatgatattggTGACACAAAG aaAGTATTCACATTCACTCATCCAGCAGAAGGCATTAAAGATAATGAAGACCAAATGTTAGTAGACTATAGGGGACTGCCATTAACAGATAATAGACGACAAATAACTCTCACATGGCAGGCTACACAAGATAATGTAATGCATGGATTTGGTGGATACTTTGATTGTTTACTCTATGGAAATGAAATGATCAGTATTGTGCCCTCTACTCATAGCCCTGGAATGATTTCATGGTTTCCAGTCTTTATACCAATAcgg ACACCTTTGAGAGTTCAAAAGGGAGAAAAAATTAAGGCAACCTTTTGGAGGTGTGTTGACTCAAGGAGAGTTTGGTATGAATGGGTTGTTGAAGTTAATGGTTGTGTTACACCATTACATAATCCCAATGGCCGCAGTTCAGAGATGTTATTATGA
- the LOC119830327 gene encoding high affinity copper uptake protein 1-like: MDPHHMHHFNHGSHVPEGMENIEHPAVHMNGTHFIEDINENKIFNTSDNFNMMNVDHEARTHEHHGEHAHHDMGHSMTFHGGYLETILFSWWKVTDAGEFIGSFLAIFLVALLYEGLKYYRKHLLWKTYTGLQYCAVSPPDKGVSNICAPDDPQVIQPVPHVLDRNIPTMMSTAHAWQTVLHGVQVFVSYMLMLVFMTYNTWLCAAVVLGSATGYFFFGWRESVVVDFTEHCH, encoded by the exons atgGACCCACACCATATGCATCATTTTAATCATGGAAGTCATGTACCTGAAGGAATGGAGAATATTGAACATCCAGCTGTTCATATGAATGGGACTCATTTCATTGAAGATATCAATGAGAat aaaatatttaatacaagtgacaattttaatatgatgaaTGTTGATCATGAGGCAAGGACCCATGAGCATCATGGAGAACATGCTCATCATGACATGGGACACAGCATGACA tttCATGGAGGATACTTGGAAACGATTCTATTTTCATGGTGGAAAGTTACAGATGCTGGGGAATTCATTGGTTCATTTTTAGCAATATTCCTTGTTGCATTGTTATATGAGGG GCTTAAGTActatagaaaacatttattatggaAGACATACACAGGACTCCAATATTGTGCAGTATCACCTCCGGATAAGGGTGTATCAAATATATGTGCTCCAGATGACCCCCAAGTCATTCA acCAGTTCCTCATGTACTTGACAGGAATAT aCCAACAATGATGAGTACTGCACATGCTTGGCAAACAGTGTTACATGGTGTTCAAGTATTTGTGAGCTATATGTTAATGCTTGTGTTTATGACATACAATACATGGCTGTGTGCTGCTGTGGTACTGGGATCTGCGACtggttattttttctttggcTGGCGTGAGTCAGTTGTAGTGGACTTTACAGAACACTGTCACTGA
- the LOC119830456 gene encoding glucose dehydrogenase [FAD, quinone]-like: MKFFIFLITVGSFSLAGSQINNFFDLWTDLFRPLPQNKKEGFIPDYTPKDKQDYDFIIIGAGSAGCVLANRLSEIKKWDVLLLEAGGNENFFSDIPIFAPFMSITPMNWDYTSEPEKRACRDLRGNVCYMPRGKVLGGSSVLNFLIYQRGHPEDYNDWARMGNNGWSYDEVLPYFKKSENIRINELKNSTYHGVGGYMDIDYASYSSPLDDAFKGAGEELGYEWNDPNGEKLIGFSKPQATIRNGRRCSASKAFLEPVRFRKNLKVSKFSTVKRILINSDTKTAVGVEFIKHNKRRRVFARKEVIIAAGTIGSAQLLMLSGIGPQDHLLDVGIKPIIDSPVGYNLQDHVTFSGNAFIVNQTGLCVNDMLAASPSSAAAYMAGRGPLTLPGGAAGLAFTQTQYGSDLAEGRPDIELVMGAGSLAGDFLGIIRSLLGVTDQFYWKVYGSLPLKERQQSFAINPVLIRPQSYGRLTLRSASFDDHPKIHPNYFDHPNDMKALREGVRLTQKVINTRAFQRYGTRLNTVPFPGCEHLIFDSDEYWECAIMQTSITLDHQVGTCKMGPASDPTSVVNPRLQVKGINNLRVADASIIPRIPASHTHAPVVMIAEKAADMIKEDWIHL; this comes from the exons atgaaattctttatatttcttataactgTTGGCAGTTTTTCGTTAGCTGGatctcaaataaataatttttttgatctTTGGACCGATTTATTTCGTCCATTACCTCAAAATAAGAAAGAAGGTTTCATACCTGATTATACTCCAAAAGACAAACaagattatgattttattataattggagCGGGTTCAGCGGGATGCGTTTTAGCAAATCGATTAtcggaaataaaaaaatgggacGTTCTTTTATTAGAAGCTGGTGgtaatgaaaatttcttttccgatattcctatttTCGCGCCCTTTATGTCCATAACACCCATGAATTGGGATTATACATCAGAGCCGGAAAAAAGAGCCTGCAGGGATCTTCGGGGCAATGTGTGTTATATGCCCCGTGGTAAAGTACTTGGTGGAAGTAGCGTGCtcaattttttaatctatcaAAGAGGACATCCTGAAGATTATAATGACTGGGCTCGCATGGGTAACAATGGATGGAGTTACGATGAAGTATtaccatattttaaaaagtctgAAAATATTCGAATTAATGAACTGAAGAATTCAACATATCACGGTGTAGGTGGTTATATGGATATTGATTATGCTTCATATTCATCACCTCTAGACGATGCGTTTAAGGGTGCGGGGGAAGAACTCGGTTATGAATGGAATGATCCAAATGGAGAAAAATTAATTGGTTTCTCAAAACCGCAAGCGACCATTCGCAATGGTAGAAGATGTAGTGCATCTAAAGCTTTTCTAGAGCCGGTGCGTTtcagaaaaaatttgaaagtGTCAAAATTCTCAACAGTTAAACGAATTCTAATTAATTCTGACACCAAAACTGCTGTAGGAGTTgagtttataaaacataataagag ACGCCGGGTGTTTGCTCGTAAAGAGGTAATAATCGCAGCGGGCACAATTGGGTCTGCGCAGCTTCTTATGTTATCTGGAATAGGCCCACAAGATCACCTCCTCGATGTTGGAATCAAACCTATAATAGATTCTCCGGTTGGCTACAACCTCCAAGATCACGTCACGTTTTCTGGAAATGCATTTATAGTAAACCAGACAGGACTTTGCGTAAATGAT ATGTTGGCTGCCTCCCCATCATCAGCAGCTGCTTACATGGCTGGACGAGGACCGCTCACACTGCCAGGCGGAGCTGCTGGGCTTGCTTTTACCCAAACTCAATATGGAAGCGATCTTGCAGAAGGACGTCCAGATATTGAATTAGTTATGGGTGCAGGGTCCCTTGCTGGCGACTTTTTGGGAATAATTCGATCGCTTCTTG GAGTAACCGATCAGTTTTATTGGAAAGTCTACGGTTCTCTACCATTAAAAGAAAGACAGCAGTCATTTGCAATAAATCCAGTATTAATACGGCCTCAAAGTTATGGTCGGCTGACACTCAGGAGTGCAAGCTTTGATGATCACCCTAAAATTCATCCAAATTATTTCGATCATCCAAATGACATGAAAGCATTGAGAGAAGGTGTGCGACTT actcaaaaagttataaacaCAAGGGCATTTCAAAGATATGGAACAAGGTTAAACACTGTTCCATTCCCGGGCTgtgaacatttaatatttgattctGACGAATATTGGGAATGTGCAATAATGCAAACATCAATAACGTTAGATCATCAA GTGGGCACTTGCAAAATGGGACCGGCTAGCGACCCCACGTCTGTTGTAAATCCACGTTTACAGGTTAAaggaataaacaatttaaggGTGGCCGACGCATCCATTATACCCCGTATACCAGCGTCACACACACACGCCCCTGTTGTAATGATCGCAGAAAAAGCTGCAGATATGATAAAAGAAGACTGGAtacatctttaa